In Erpetoichthys calabaricus chromosome 4, fErpCal1.3, whole genome shotgun sequence, one genomic interval encodes:
- the LOC114650971 gene encoding olfactory receptor 1509-like, giving the protein MSSQTTTLPVNNTFVRPQMFYISGLHDMPFANYFYIFLFIVLILTVFSNVFLLVLICFASSLHNPKYIAVSHLALVDLCTSVTVIPKVIEMFLFNSSFITYEACLAGMFFVHFFNSMQSLSLVILAYDRLLAICLPLRYHSINTNGRMIIIILSAWMFSAVTFSIMVLLITRLNFCGSIVINSYFCDHGPVFRLACNDSSPNIIMGFTNIALFLFLPLVFILFTYLAIGLALLKIATAEGRQKALKTCTSHILLVALFYTPLAVTYSATYVVSFHPNARILNNSLSATIPPLLNPIIYTLKTEEVTESMKKLFKTKQDKNGKIRNSKILAK; this is encoded by the coding sequence ATGAGTTCACAAACTACAACACTTCCTGTGAATAATACATTTGTGCGTCCACAAATGTTTTACATTAGTGGTTTACATGATATGCCCTTTGcaaactatttttatatttttctgtttattgtgctCATTCTTACAGTGTTTTCTAAtgtatttcttcttgttttaatatgttttgcTTCAAGTCTTCACAATCCAAAATATATTGCTGTTAGTCACTTAGCCTTAGTTGATTTATGCACATCAGTGACTGTCATTCCTAAAGTaattgaaatgtttctttttaattccagTTTTATAACATATGAAGCGTGTTTAGCTGgtatgttttttgttcatttctttaacTCAATGCAGTCTCTTTCTCTAGTCATATTAGCTTATGACCGGCTTCTTGCCATATGTCTACCTTTAAGATATCACAGTATTAATACTAATGGCAGGATGATAATAATTATACTCtcagcttggatgttttctgcTGTTACATTTTCTATAATGGTCCTCCTGATTACCAGACTCAACTTCTGTGGGTCCATAGTGATAAACAGTTATTTCTGTGATCATGGCCCTGTGTTTCGCTTAGCCTGCAATGATTCTTCCCCAAACATAATAATGGGTTTTACTAACATtgcattgtttctgtttttgccacTGGTCTTTATTCTTTTTACATACTTAGCCATTGGGTTAGCATTGTTAAAAATTGCAACAGCAGAAGGAAGACAGAAAGCACTAAAAACCTGCACTTCACATATCCTTTTAGTGGCATTGTTTTATACTCCATTGGCAGTTACATATTCAGCAACATATGTTGTCAGTTTTCATCCAAATGCAAGAATTCTAAATAATTCATTGTCAGCAACAATCCCACCATTGCTGAACCCCATAATTTATACTCTAAAAACTGAAGAGGTAACAGAATCAATGAAAAaactgttcaaaacaaaacaagacaagaaTGGAAAAATAAGAAATTCCAAGATTCTAGccaaataa